CCCGTTCCTCACCCGGCCCATCAGCCTGACGCTGTGGGCCGCGATCGCCGTCACGGTGCTCCTCGGCATCCCGACGGTCCAGGACGGCCTCCGGCGCCTGCTGGGCCGGCGCGGCGCGGGCAAGCGAGGCGACGATCGCGGCTGACGGCGCCGGCGCCCCAGCGGCGCGACCGCCGAGGCGCGGCGCCCCGACACTCGCGCTCTGCAACGAGGTGATCCGCGAGCTCGAGCCGCGCGCGCAGTTCGAGCTCGCGGCGAGGCTCGGCTACGACGCGCTGGAGCTCGCGCCCTTCACCCTGACCGACGACCCCCGCAGCCTGACGAGCGGCGAGGTCAAGGCCACGCGGCGCCACGCCGCCGCCGCCGGCGTGCGCGTCTCGTCGCTCCACTGGCTGCTGACGGCCCCCGCCGGGCTCTCGATCACCAGCGCCGATCCGGCCGTGCGGCGCGAGACGCTGGCGGTGATGATCGCGCTGATCAGGCTCTGCGCCGACCTCGGTGGCAGCGTGCTCGTGCACGGCTCGCCGCAACAGCGCCGCCTGGGCGGCGAGGACCCGGGCGGCGACCGCGCCCGCGCGGTCGAGGCGTTCGCGCTCGCCGCGCGCGAGGCCGAGAGCTGCGGGGTGACCTACTGCATCGAGCCGCTGTCGCCCCGCGAGACCGACTTCCTGACCACCGTGGCGGAGGCGGCCGAGGTGGTGCGGACGATAGGCAGCCCCGCGCTGCGCACGATGCTCGACACGCGCGCCGCCCGTCTCGGCGAGGCCGAGCCGGTGGCGGAGGTCCTGCGGGCGGGCCTGGCGAGCGGCATGATCGCCCACGTCCACCTCAACGACTCGAGCGGCCTGGCGCCGGGCCAGGGCGAGGACGACTTCG
Above is a genomic segment from Trueperaceae bacterium containing:
- a CDS encoding sugar phosphate isomerase/epimerase, with the translated sequence MAADGAGAPAARPPRRGAPTLALCNEVIRELEPRAQFELAARLGYDALELAPFTLTDDPRSLTSGEVKATRRHAAAAGVRVSSLHWLLTAPAGLSITSADPAVRRETLAVMIALIRLCADLGGSVLVHGSPQQRRLGGEDPGGDRARAVEAFALAAREAESCGVTYCIEPLSPRETDFLTTVAEAAEVVRTIGSPALRTMLDTRAARLGEAEPVAEVLRAGLASGMIAHVHLNDSSGLAPGQGEDDFVGVLATLARSGYAGVAAVEPFTYTPDGPTSAAFAAGYVRGLWEGVARAPAVGAAAAGSAAS